Proteins from a single region of Deltaproteobacteria bacterium:
- a CDS encoding helix-turn-helix transcriptional regulator codes for MKRNGKTNFDRYLDEQLGDAEFRDRFERAGEAWDVAMKLAALRKEAGLSQKELAQKVGTSQQQISRLESPSYEGHSLSMLRRIAAVLGATVHVDIRRRDASGQAAVAEATPVYDKK; via the coding sequence ATGAAACGCAACGGCAAAACCAATTTTGACAGATATCTTGATGAACAACTGGGAGACGCCGAGTTCAGGGACCGTTTCGAAAGGGCGGGTGAAGCCTGGGACGTGGCTATGAAATTGGCTGCCTTACGCAAGGAGGCAGGACTGTCCCAAAAGGAACTGGCCCAAAAAGTGGGGACCTCTCAACAGCAGATCAGTCGCCTCGAATCCCCTTCCTATGAAGGTCACTCCCTGAGCATGCTGCGCCGTATTGCAGCGGTACTCGGAGCGACCGTCCACGTGGATATCCGACGAAGAGACGCTTCCGGCCAGGCAGCCGTAGCTGAAGCGACGCCTGTTTATGATAAGAAATGA
- the radC gene encoding DNA repair protein RadC, producing MDKEDWQKRGTGHRERLRQRFLEGGIERFSDEEVIEFLLTLGTPRGDQKLPARLALKTFGNLSGVLSAPLEQLTGIKGIGPKNALYLGLVHQVANRYLKDRISGKMFFGSSQAVFDYLFHSLRDLKREVFKVLFLTRKNELIADHDLFKGGLTGSAVYPREVLSMALEYKAASLVFVHNHPSGDPSPSPEDQRLTRDLVWAARVLTVQVLDHIIIGNNTYYSFADQGIIRRFVNEYESKFNAQTPCS from the coding sequence ATGGATAAGGAAGACTGGCAAAAACGGGGCACCGGCCATCGGGAGAGATTGCGGCAGCGGTTTCTGGAGGGCGGTATCGAGAGATTCAGCGATGAAGAGGTCATTGAGTTTCTCTTGACCCTGGGGACCCCGAGGGGCGATCAGAAGCTTCCGGCCCGCCTGGCCCTTAAGACATTCGGCAATCTTTCAGGGGTGTTGTCGGCTCCCCTGGAGCAGTTAACCGGGATAAAAGGGATCGGCCCCAAGAATGCCCTCTATCTGGGTCTGGTGCATCAGGTGGCCAACCGGTATCTCAAGGACAGGATTTCCGGGAAGATGTTTTTCGGTTCTTCCCAGGCGGTTTTCGACTATTTGTTTCATTCCCTGCGGGACCTCAAGAGAGAGGTCTTTAAAGTTCTCTTCCTGACGCGCAAGAACGAGCTGATTGCGGACCACGATCTCTTTAAGGGGGGCCTCACGGGAAGCGCGGTCTACCCGCGCGAGGTCCTTTCCATGGCCTTGGAGTATAAGGCCGCCTCCCTCGTGTTTGTGCATAACCATCCTTCAGGGGATCCATCCCCCTCACCCGAGGACCAGCGGCTGACCAGAGACCTGGTCTGGGCCGCCAGGGTGTTGACGGTTCAGGTCCTGGATCATATCATCATCGGGAACAACACCTACTACAGTTTTGCAGACCAGGGGATCATCCGGCGCTTTGTCAATGAATATGAAAGCAAATTCAACGCGCAGACGCCATGCTCCTGA
- a CDS encoding zinc dependent phospholipase C family protein codes for MLFVVKVVVFAVGYLIIHLLDAKCALAWGPGVHTALALNSLNSASLLLPSVAQVITSFPIEYIYGCLSADFFIGKGKKTYKKNPHTWEGGFKFLRGAKDDRETAYALGFLSHLAADVIAHNFFIPNLLSAYPGRGKMGHLFWEIRADYRIGAAYTRIARGILDMDHQICDDLLKLIGGKRKNGFKAGKGFFAQTVKFSDRICTTRELFFETRVVRWRHFHGYLALMLGLSRSLANDFLKHPETSVCLLHDPMGTHNLLLAKKKQAFPRFFRNPRPVRRFDVDKNLLSL; via the coding sequence ATGTTATTTGTTGTAAAAGTAGTTGTGTTTGCTGTCGGTTATCTCATCATCCATCTCTTAGACGCGAAATGCGCCCTCGCCTGGGGGCCCGGCGTCCATACCGCATTGGCCCTCAACTCGCTCAATTCCGCCAGTCTCCTCCTTCCCTCTGTGGCCCAGGTCATCACCTCATTTCCCATCGAATACATATACGGCTGCCTGTCCGCCGATTTTTTCATCGGAAAAGGGAAAAAAACCTACAAGAAAAATCCGCATACCTGGGAGGGCGGTTTCAAATTTCTGCGCGGGGCCAAAGATGACCGTGAGACAGCCTATGCCCTTGGATTTCTCTCTCATCTGGCGGCCGACGTCATTGCCCACAATTTTTTTATCCCCAATCTCTTAAGCGCCTACCCGGGAAGGGGAAAGATGGGCCATCTATTTTGGGAGATCCGGGCGGATTATCGGATCGGCGCGGCCTACACAAGGATCGCCAGGGGCATACTGGATATGGACCATCAAATCTGCGACGACCTTCTCAAGCTGATCGGAGGGAAGCGGAAAAACGGTTTCAAGGCCGGAAAGGGCTTTTTTGCCCAGACCGTCAAGTTTTCCGACCGTATTTGTACCACGCGGGAACTTTTTTTTGAAACCCGTGTGGTCCGGTGGCGCCATTTTCACGGATATCTGGCCCTCATGCTGGGTCTTTCCCGCAGCCTGGCAAACGATTTCCTGAAACATCCCGAAACCTCGGTTTGCCTGCTGCACGACCCTATGGGCACGCACAATCTGCTTCTGGCAAAAAAGAAACAGGCCTTTCCAAGATTTTTCAGAAATCCTCGCCCTGTCCGACGGTTCGACGTAGACAAAAACCTTCTTTCCCTATGA
- the mutL gene encoding DNA mismatch repair endonuclease MutL, with product MNTIRILSETLASQIAAGEVVDRPASVVRELTDNSIDAGADRIVVTIENGGKRRIRVSDNGLGMSKDDLLLCVERHATSKIRTASDLLSVRSLGFRGEALPSIAAVARIQITSLPQGLLTGHSLRISGGKLLEIKETGAPPGTIVDVKDLFFNIPARRKFLRAVRTETDHIVDSLSRIAMPFPGITFRLDDGTRNVIHLPASEDTRDRISGLMGRKTAEAMVTGEEKEGDLSIRVYAAPPDFARSRGDRLYVYVNGRNIRDRLVTKAIMEGYGRRLMKGQYPQVVMFIDIDPLEIDVNVHPTKQEIRFRNASRIFRAIVSAVGKSLDSSPQPFSRQGVLDRAIPFERVSSPAVSEPPWEYSPGPAWTETLSRPVLAGPSPDSAMVPTGPRIIGQLGHTYILCETSNGLMIVDQHAAHERIVYEHLKKSLAAEKIEMQALLIPHELELSTKETRVMLEKGEGLRRFGLDFDHFGGNTFLLTAVPALLRNVDWQSFVSELVIKLTEDVPDESTLFDACITLMACHGAIRAGQRLNLEEMDRLLAELGEMDLPTNCPHGRPISRQFTYYEMEKLFKRAV from the coding sequence ATGAATACGATCCGAATCCTCTCCGAAACATTGGCCTCCCAGATCGCGGCCGGAGAGGTGGTGGACCGGCCCGCCTCTGTTGTGCGGGAATTGACGGACAACAGTATTGACGCGGGTGCGGACCGGATCGTGGTCACCATTGAAAACGGGGGCAAACGACGCATCAGGGTCAGCGATAACGGTCTCGGCATGTCCAAAGATGATCTCTTGTTGTGCGTGGAAAGGCATGCCACAAGCAAGATTCGAACGGCATCCGACTTGCTGAGCGTCCGATCTCTGGGTTTCCGGGGAGAGGCCCTTCCCAGTATCGCCGCGGTCGCCCGCATCCAAATCACCTCTCTGCCCCAGGGCCTCCTGACAGGACACAGCCTCAGGATTTCGGGGGGAAAACTACTGGAGATAAAGGAGACGGGCGCCCCTCCGGGGACGATTGTCGATGTCAAGGACCTCTTCTTCAACATCCCGGCGAGACGGAAGTTCCTCCGTGCCGTGCGGACGGAGACGGATCACATCGTGGACAGCCTCTCCCGGATTGCCATGCCGTTTCCAGGGATCACCTTCAGACTGGATGACGGCACTCGGAATGTGATCCACCTCCCTGCATCTGAAGACACCCGTGACCGTATCTCCGGATTGATGGGCCGAAAGACGGCAGAGGCCATGGTGACGGGGGAGGAAAAAGAGGGTGATCTCTCCATCAGAGTCTATGCAGCGCCCCCGGATTTCGCAAGAAGCAGGGGCGATCGCCTTTATGTATATGTCAACGGCAGGAACATCAGAGACCGGCTCGTGACAAAGGCGATCATGGAGGGATACGGCCGGCGCCTCATGAAGGGCCAATACCCCCAGGTGGTGATGTTTATTGATATCGATCCGTTGGAGATCGACGTCAATGTCCATCCGACCAAGCAGGAAATCCGATTTCGCAACGCCTCCAGGATATTCCGGGCCATTGTGTCCGCTGTTGGAAAAAGTCTCGACAGCTCGCCTCAACCCTTTTCGAGGCAGGGGGTTTTGGACCGTGCAATCCCCTTTGAGCGGGTATCTTCACCCGCTGTTTCAGAACCTCCCTGGGAGTATTCTCCAGGACCCGCGTGGACAGAGACCCTGTCTCGGCCGGTATTGGCCGGGCCGTCCCCCGATTCGGCCATGGTCCCCACCGGGCCGAGAATCATCGGGCAGTTGGGACATACCTATATCCTGTGCGAAACCTCGAACGGGCTCATGATCGTGGATCAACACGCGGCCCATGAACGGATCGTATATGAACATCTCAAGAAATCCCTTGCTGCCGAAAAAATAGAGATGCAGGCACTCCTGATCCCTCACGAGCTGGAACTCTCCACAAAGGAAACCCGGGTAATGCTGGAAAAGGGGGAGGGGTTGCGCAGATTCGGGCTTGACTTTGACCACTTCGGCGGCAACACCTTTTTATTGACGGCGGTTCCGGCCCTGCTGAGGAACGTGGACTGGCAGTCCTTCGTGTCCGAGCTGGTCATAAAATTGACAGAGGACGTTCCTGATGAAAGCACCCTGTTCGACGCCTGCATCACTCTGATGGCCTGCCACGGTGCTATCCGGGCCGGGCAGCGATTGAACCTTGAAGAAATGGACCGGCTCCTGGCTGAATTGGGAGAGATGGACCTCCCCACCAACTGCCCTCACGGAAGACCCATATCCAGGCAGTTTACCTATTATGAGATGGAAAAACTGTTTAAGCGGGCGGTGTAA
- a CDS encoding DUF2066 domain-containing protein, producing the protein MGHQKNSGGRSAVRLRGNALFLFFLSFSLFFLPFCRAQAEETPKPGELLAIGDADVIKGNSALAKKTAIAQALMKGVEDYIVHLLGSRRAVSHFERLAQEIIPAAREEVENFHILAEQQSDGRYKVLLRLRVNEEAIREQLQSAGVLLAEASPINVLFLVSESRDGDISYWWKDTEKDPSLRPVELALHKVFQNRGFTPVNRILSAPDAGRLTGLTSPDLQDKDILKWGRLFSADVVVFGNCTVNNGEEISLTLKAIDVSQGIQVCQESIADQMTAASRGSDSLVTALEEVVNRAAATFCPCIKGSFVSGGGGILPLTVTLAGMKMPKEFWRFSDFLKEEVVGVISVIPSRIQGNTMSATVEFQGDRDTFIHRILTHPKRPFPLRFDPIEQEAVIFNLE; encoded by the coding sequence GTGGGGCATCAAAAAAATAGTGGCGGCAGATCCGCTGTAAGGCTTCGAGGAAACGCCCTTTTCCTCTTTTTTTTATCCTTTTCCCTCTTTTTCCTCCCTTTTTGCCGTGCCCAGGCCGAAGAGACTCCCAAACCCGGTGAACTCCTGGCTATCGGCGATGCCGATGTTATCAAGGGAAATTCGGCCCTGGCGAAAAAAACCGCCATTGCCCAGGCATTGATGAAGGGCGTGGAAGACTATATTGTTCACCTGCTCGGAAGCCGGAGGGCCGTCAGTCATTTTGAGCGTCTCGCCCAGGAAATCATACCCGCGGCCCGGGAAGAAGTTGAAAATTTTCATATCCTGGCGGAACAGCAGTCTGATGGCAGGTACAAGGTCCTCCTGAGACTCAGGGTGAATGAAGAGGCCATACGGGAACAGCTCCAATCGGCCGGGGTTCTCCTGGCGGAAGCCTCCCCCATCAACGTGCTCTTTCTGGTCTCTGAAAGCAGGGACGGAGACATCTCTTACTGGTGGAAAGACACGGAAAAAGATCCGAGCCTGCGCCCTGTGGAGCTTGCGCTCCATAAGGTCTTTCAGAACAGAGGGTTCACCCCTGTCAACCGCATCCTGAGCGCTCCGGACGCCGGCCGTCTTACCGGCCTCACATCACCTGACCTTCAAGACAAGGATATCCTGAAATGGGGAAGGCTCTTCTCAGCCGATGTGGTCGTCTTCGGCAATTGCACTGTCAACAACGGGGAAGAGATCTCCCTGACCCTAAAGGCAATTGATGTGTCTCAGGGAATCCAGGTCTGCCAGGAATCCATTGCTGACCAGATGACGGCGGCTTCGAGGGGCTCAGATTCGCTCGTCACAGCCCTCGAAGAGGTGGTGAACCGGGCGGCCGCCACCTTTTGCCCGTGCATCAAAGGGAGCTTTGTGAGCGGTGGCGGAGGAATCCTCCCGCTGACGGTCACACTGGCGGGGATGAAGATGCCAAAGGAGTTCTGGCGCTTCAGCGATTTCCTCAAAGAGGAGGTCGTGGGGGTAATCTCCGTGATTCCGTCCAGGATCCAAGGCAATACCATGTCTGCGACCGTGGAATTTCAGGGGGATCGGGATACCTTTATCCACCGGATCCTGACCCATCCAAAGCGTCCATTCCCGTTGCGTTTCGATCCGATTGAACAGGAAGCAGTCATTTTTAACCTTGAGTAA
- a CDS encoding radical SAM protein, whose protein sequence is MLLTPGKLLILAKWVLTRLPTTVAVDITHRCNLKCRHCYWWKQDHPAELDDGRMIAFLKALRASGLAAAILYGGEPTLRPEVCRVAGEIFDATLAFTNGMNGFPLLRNVQWILSLDGPEDLNDSIRGRGVYARAVEHLKTAPQPPIIHMTISRLNQDSLNEFARHMMKLPVKGIGFSFYTPDRSTDDSDLFIPLKERDRLVMKLLSLRKRYGEKIGFTPAMARQLLTTGDFFKWNRYADCPVSRHIRCFKSNGHPKACTYGDTADCSRCGCAAVAAYRGAFKPVDYPTLRLILGLMIPELRVRGCDIGTAP, encoded by the coding sequence ATGCTCCTGACCCCCGGAAAGCTGCTGATACTGGCCAAATGGGTCCTGACGCGTCTCCCCACCACAGTCGCCGTCGATATTACGCATCGATGCAATCTCAAGTGCCGTCACTGTTACTGGTGGAAGCAGGACCATCCCGCTGAACTGGATGACGGCCGGATGATCGCGTTCCTTAAGGCCCTTCGGGCAAGCGGTCTGGCCGCGGCCATCCTGTACGGAGGGGAACCCACGCTCCGGCCCGAGGTGTGCCGGGTCGCAGGGGAAATATTCGATGCGACGCTGGCCTTTACCAACGGGATGAACGGCTTCCCATTGCTGCGAAATGTGCAGTGGATACTTTCCCTGGACGGTCCCGAGGACCTCAACGACAGCATCCGGGGGAGGGGCGTGTATGCCAGGGCCGTGGAGCACCTGAAAACGGCGCCTCAGCCCCCCATCATCCATATGACCATCTCCAGGCTCAATCAGGACAGCCTGAACGAGTTTGCGCGCCACATGATGAAACTGCCGGTTAAGGGGATCGGATTTTCCTTTTACACGCCTGACCGGAGCACGGACGATTCAGACCTCTTCATCCCTCTAAAGGAGAGGGACCGGCTGGTGATGAAACTGCTCTCCCTGCGGAAAAGATATGGGGAGAAGATCGGCTTTACGCCTGCCATGGCCCGCCAGCTGCTGACCACAGGTGATTTTTTCAAGTGGAACCGCTACGCCGACTGCCCGGTGAGCCGCCATATTCGCTGTTTCAAGTCAAATGGCCACCCCAAGGCCTGCACCTATGGGGACACGGCCGACTGTTCCCGATGCGGGTGTGCGGCCGTGGCGGCCTACCGGGGGGCCTTCAAGCCGGTTGACTACCCGACCCTGCGGCTGATCCTGGGCCTGATGATCCCTGAATTGCGGGTTCGGGGGTGCGATATAGGAACCGCGCCATGA
- a CDS encoding tetratricopeptide repeat protein: MDVINCHILRTMIALFFLAPFFFMGCSPQPRNPENVLDTPEHHVSSGMKLLHKNYLFDAKREFELALQLDPDFSEAHQGLGLTYGRENKFGPALESMGMARDTAANDRQKALAYVGFMRLYTMEQKDRWLDRVRARFSDALQCQEDLPDAYFYMGIAYKKADRPLEAEKAFKKVLEINNGLVLESDNELKSLSPSR; the protein is encoded by the coding sequence ATGGATGTCATCAATTGTCACATTCTTCGCACAATGATTGCGCTTTTTTTCTTGGCGCCTTTCTTTTTCATGGGCTGTTCACCCCAGCCGAGGAATCCTGAAAATGTGTTAGACACCCCGGAACATCATGTATCCAGCGGCATGAAACTGCTCCATAAAAATTATCTGTTTGATGCCAAAAGGGAATTCGAACTGGCCCTGCAACTTGATCCCGACTTCTCTGAGGCCCATCAGGGCTTGGGGCTGACCTACGGGAGGGAAAACAAATTCGGGCCTGCCCTCGAATCCATGGGGATGGCCAGGGACACGGCAGCGAATGACAGGCAAAAAGCCCTGGCTTATGTGGGGTTTATGCGTCTTTATACCATGGAGCAGAAAGACCGGTGGCTGGACAGGGTGAGGGCTCGGTTTTCTGATGCATTGCAATGCCAGGAGGACCTGCCCGATGCATACTTCTATATGGGTATTGCATACAAGAAGGCCGATCGACCGTTGGAGGCAGAGAAGGCATTTAAAAAGGTCTTGGAAATCAATAACGGACTCGTCCTGGAATCTGATAATGAACTCAAGTCATTGTCGCCTTCCAGATAG
- the miaA gene encoding tRNA (adenosine(37)-N6)-dimethylallyltransferase MiaA, with product MSNERRPKIVVIAGPTASGKSGFAVSLAHSLSGEIVNADSMQVYQGMDIGTAKPTPEEQGGIPHHLLDVVRPDEPFNAAIYRSKALSAVTDICSRGKPCLVVGGTGLYIRALVGGLMKAPPSDPTVREALCRECDLSGPARLHERLTGLDPQCAAAIHPNDRIRIIRALEIIHISDRLSSDIMKGHGFREPSLDALKICLNVDRETLYHRIDKRTVKMADMGLLEETRHLLEKGYSPDLRPMKAIGYRHMVRHLKGEWSFEEAIHTLKRDTRRYAKRQFTWFRAEPEVIWIDPDGIDVVLEQIELFLSENA from the coding sequence ATGTCCAACGAGAGGCGGCCCAAGATCGTTGTTATTGCAGGCCCGACCGCCAGCGGCAAGAGCGGGTTCGCGGTAAGCCTGGCCCATTCCCTGTCCGGAGAAATCGTCAACGCGGACTCCATGCAGGTCTATCAGGGGATGGACATCGGCACGGCCAAGCCGACCCCGGAGGAACAAGGGGGAATCCCGCACCACCTCTTGGATGTCGTCCGTCCCGATGAGCCCTTCAACGCGGCCATCTATCGATCCAAGGCCCTCTCCGCCGTCACCGACATCTGTTCAAGAGGGAAGCCATGCCTTGTGGTGGGCGGCACCGGGCTTTACATCCGCGCCCTTGTCGGCGGGCTCATGAAGGCCCCGCCGTCGGACCCGACCGTGAGGGAGGCATTATGCAGGGAATGCGACCTGAGTGGACCCGCGAGACTCCATGAAAGATTAACAGGCCTTGACCCTCAATGCGCTGCCGCGATCCATCCCAACGACCGGATACGAATCATCAGGGCCCTCGAGATTATTCATATTTCCGATCGCCTTTCTTCCGATATCATGAAAGGACACGGATTTAGAGAGCCGTCCCTGGACGCCTTGAAGATCTGCCTGAATGTGGATAGGGAAACCCTCTACCATCGGATCGACAAAAGAACCGTGAAAATGGCGGACATGGGACTCCTGGAGGAGACCCGGCATCTTCTGGAAAAGGGCTATTCCCCTGACCTCAGACCGATGAAGGCGATCGGCTACCGGCATATGGTCCGTCATTTGAAGGGGGAATGGTCCTTTGAAGAGGCCATTCACACCCTCAAAAGAGATACCCGCCGATACGCCAAGCGACAATTTACCTGGTTCAGGGCGGAACCGGAGGTCATATGGATTGACCCTGACGGGATAGATGTGGTATTGGAGCAGATTGAATTATTTCTATCTGAAAACGCTTGA
- a CDS encoding DUF1016 N-terminal domain-containing protein, which translates to MPPSQISRMNYLAWLDDSGIVARAVRQSESEIVAQRVRQIASCPLPLAVTRLPWGHHVVLLQKVKNTAARLWYAEAAVEHGWSRDVLALQIDSDLHARKGKAVTNFARTLPAPQSDLAQQSLKDPFGAPGLHAPCPSLSVSVFPRLIPLSGN; encoded by the coding sequence ATGCCGCCTTCTCAGATCTCCCGGATGAATTACCTGGCTTGGCTGGATGATTCGGGAATCGTCGCACGGGCTGTGCGACAATCGGAAAGCGAAATCGTCGCACAGCGCGTGAGACAAATCGCTTCATGCCCCCTGCCCCTGGCCGTGACGCGCTTGCCGTGGGGGCATCATGTTGTTCTTCTTCAGAAAGTCAAAAATACCGCCGCCCGCCTCTGGTATGCCGAGGCCGCGGTCGAGCATGGCTGGTCGCGGGATGTCCTGGCCCTTCAAATTGATTCCGACCTTCACGCCCGAAAGGGCAAGGCGGTTACCAATTTCGCGCGAACATTGCCGGCTCCGCAGTCCGATCTTGCCCAACAGTCGTTGAAGGATCCTTTTGGCGCACCCGGTTTACACGCGCCCTGCCCAAGTCTCTCCGTCTCAGTCTTCCCGCGGTTGATACCATTGAGCGGGAACTAA
- a CDS encoding type II toxin-antitoxin system RelE/ParE family toxin, whose amino-acid sequence MEFAIEFYETRSGACPVQDFLDGLKQSDPGDFAALMAGMAKLRNRGYHKPPLSKPIGDNLFELRHVGKLNSRMLYFFSKGKRIIILHGVRNKARSIAPGDRKVALDRKRDWHARFTQ is encoded by the coding sequence ATGGAATTTGCCATAGAATTCTATGAAACCCGCTCCGGGGCATGCCCGGTTCAAGACTTCTTGGACGGGTTAAAGCAATCCGACCCGGGTGACTTTGCGGCGTTGATGGCCGGCATGGCCAAACTTCGAAACAGGGGTTACCATAAGCCGCCCCTTTCCAAGCCCATCGGGGATAATCTCTTTGAACTCAGACACGTGGGCAAGTTGAATTCACGGATGCTCTATTTCTTTTCAAAAGGGAAGAGGATTATCATACTGCACGGGGTTCGAAACAAGGCCAGAAGCATTGCCCCCGGAGATCGGAAGGTTGCTCTGGATAGAAAGCGCGATTGGCACGCGAGGTTTACCCAATGA